The proteins below come from a single Effusibacillus pohliae DSM 22757 genomic window:
- a CDS encoding S-layer homology domain-containing protein: protein MRGKALCGAVFSASLLLAGWLPAGIAGAESTGLPSLGLANLGLGGSSTQQETGGSVGGGGSVEVGGGLDLGLPSGTLPSLLPQPEVHQPFFVGYPDGKFYPTRPFTRAEAATVVTKVKNLKFDSDLEKPYTDVPKTHWAYKYITSVTKAGYMRGYGDGTFHPDEPITRAEMVALVMAIRMIQPIPGLEGFSDTSQHWAGDLIATARSLGMVSGVGNNQFKPDDATERQVAAMMFCVAFQRGPLKDGDAQVKQHFPDVKRDDWSFAWVEETAVEAHESIRSGLEEKLIRYRPDLTQKW, encoded by the coding sequence ATGCGAGGAAAAGCGTTATGTGGCGCCGTGTTTTCCGCATCGCTCCTGCTGGCCGGGTGGCTGCCTGCCGGGATCGCAGGAGCGGAAAGTACTGGCTTGCCCAGCCTAGGGTTGGCCAATCTGGGATTGGGCGGCAGCAGCACGCAGCAGGAGACGGGGGGCTCGGTCGGAGGAGGCGGATCGGTCGAAGTGGGAGGCGGTCTGGATCTCGGGCTGCCAAGCGGCACGCTTCCGTCTTTGCTGCCGCAGCCGGAAGTGCACCAGCCGTTTTTCGTCGGGTATCCGGACGGCAAATTTTACCCGACTCGACCTTTTACGCGGGCGGAAGCGGCCACTGTGGTGACGAAGGTAAAAAATCTGAAGTTTGACTCCGATCTGGAGAAACCGTACACGGATGTACCGAAAACGCATTGGGCTTACAAGTACATTACAAGCGTGACCAAAGCGGGGTATATGCGCGGGTACGGGGATGGCACGTTCCACCCGGATGAACCGATTACTCGCGCTGAGATGGTGGCACTGGTCATGGCCATTCGGATGATTCAGCCGATCCCGGGCCTGGAAGGGTTCTCGGATACGAGCCAGCACTGGGCTGGCGATTTGATTGCCACTGCCCGCTCGTTGGGGATGGTCAGCGGCGTGGGCAACAATCAGTTTAAGCCGGACGATGCGACCGAACGTCAGGTGGCGGCCATGATGTTCTGCGTGGCATTCCAACGCGGGCCGCTGAAAGACGGGGATGCGCAGGTGAAACAGCATTTCCCCGATGTGAAGCGGGATGATTGGTCGTTTGCCTGGGTGGAGGAAACGGCGGTCGAAGCGCATGAGTCGATTCGAAGCGGCCTTGAGGAAAAGCTGATTCGCTACCGACCGGATCTGACTCAAAAATGGTAA
- the cbiB gene encoding adenosylcobinamide-phosphate synthase CbiB, translated as MIDVYVAFVLDLLIGDPRWLPHPVVWIGKLSGWLETVLRRLFRAPAREAAKADATVLAKREKWAGVLLAALVVGASGGAVLGLLWLAGHIHPWLAVFANIWLISTTIAVRGLAEAGNGIRRALAAGELERARQLAGWIVSRDTRQLPEPEVVRAAVESVAENIVDAVVAPLFYAMLGGAPLAMVYRAANTLDSMVGYKNDRYLHFGWASARLDDLLNWIPARITGLLVVAAAWILRHSAAGAWRTIRRDAAKHPSPNSGIPESGVAGALGIRLGGRNIYHGRESFRAYMGEPLHELAPIHIRQTIRILYVSAGLMLAAGGIVWWMLAAAGAAYPVGR; from the coding sequence ATGATCGATGTGTACGTGGCATTTGTGCTCGACCTTTTGATCGGCGACCCGCGCTGGCTGCCCCACCCGGTGGTGTGGATCGGCAAGCTGTCCGGCTGGCTGGAGACAGTTTTGCGGCGGTTGTTCCGGGCGCCTGCGCGGGAAGCGGCGAAAGCGGATGCGACGGTGTTAGCCAAACGGGAAAAATGGGCCGGTGTGCTGCTTGCGGCATTGGTCGTGGGGGCGAGCGGTGGAGCGGTGCTCGGCTTGCTCTGGCTGGCCGGCCACATTCACCCGTGGCTGGCCGTGTTCGCCAACATCTGGCTCATCTCGACGACGATCGCCGTTCGCGGCCTGGCGGAAGCGGGCAACGGGATTCGGCGGGCGCTGGCGGCAGGCGAGCTGGAACGGGCGAGGCAGTTGGCCGGATGGATTGTCAGCCGGGATACGCGGCAACTGCCGGAACCGGAGGTGGTGCGGGCCGCCGTGGAAAGCGTCGCGGAAAATATTGTGGACGCTGTGGTGGCGCCGCTTTTTTATGCGATGCTCGGCGGCGCTCCGCTGGCGATGGTATACCGGGCGGCCAACACGCTTGATTCAATGGTCGGCTACAAGAATGATCGTTACCTGCATTTTGGATGGGCATCGGCCCGACTCGATGATCTGTTAAACTGGATTCCCGCCCGGATTACCGGTTTGTTGGTCGTGGCAGCCGCCTGGATTCTGCGCCATTCGGCCGCCGGTGCCTGGCGGACGATCCGGCGGGATGCGGCCAAACACCCAAGCCCGAACAGCGGCATCCCGGAATCGGGGGTGGCCGGGGCGCTCGGCATCCGGCTCGGCGGGCGCAACATCTATCACGGACGGGAGTCGTTTCGCGCCTACATGGGAGAACCTCTGCACGAACTGGCCCCGATCCACATCCGGCAGACGATCCGTATTTTGTATGTCAGTGCAGGCTTGATGTTGGCCGCCGGCGGTATCGTATGGTGGATGTTGGCGGCGGCAGGAGCAGCGTATCCAGTCGGGAGGTGA
- the cobU gene encoding bifunctional adenosylcobinamide kinase/adenosylcobinamide-phosphate guanylyltransferase — protein sequence MGKSAKLVLVIGGSRSGKSRFAEAYCANLQKQAGLPVTYIATCPRIDAELEARIAAHVARRPAEWGCIEEATRVAQRIRELDGSAGILLLDCLSLLLNNWRWEAEQRGKAGGCLGEAVQRSADGETDRPGDGEAVCLSDEQVAELTEELLQACKQYPHPVVIVTSEVGAGIVPESKSLRAYRDQLGLMNQLAAREADAVYAVMAGIPVNLKELQVRL from the coding sequence GTGGGCAAAAGTGCAAAGTTGGTGCTGGTAATCGGCGGTTCTCGCAGCGGGAAAAGCCGGTTTGCGGAAGCGTATTGTGCGAACTTGCAAAAACAGGCGGGCCTGCCTGTCACCTATATTGCCACCTGCCCGCGGATCGACGCGGAACTGGAAGCGAGGATCGCCGCGCATGTCGCCCGGCGGCCTGCTGAGTGGGGCTGTATTGAGGAGGCGACCCGCGTCGCCCAGCGGATACGGGAATTGGACGGTTCCGCAGGAATCCTCCTGCTCGATTGCCTGTCACTGCTCCTGAACAACTGGCGCTGGGAGGCGGAACAGCGAGGCAAAGCAGGCGGGTGTTTGGGTGAAGCGGTACAGCGATCGGCAGACGGTGAAACAGATAGACCGGGCGATGGAGAAGCAGTCTGTTTATCCGACGAACAAGTGGCCGAACTGACGGAAGAGCTGCTGCAGGCGTGCAAACAGTATCCGCACCCGGTGGTGATCGTGACGAGCGAGGTCGGAGCGGGTATCGTGCCGGAATCCAAATCGCTGCGGGCCTATCGCGATCAACTCGGCTTGATGAACCAGTTGGCCGCCCGCGAAGCGGATGCGGTCTACGCTGTAATGGCGGGGATCCCGGTGAATTTGAAGGAGCTGCAGGTGCGGTTATGA
- a CDS encoding AtpZ/AtpI family protein: MHSPKQPDKKESPFRAIGLVSAIGTDLALSVLGGVYLGKWADNHFGTSPAFLITGLFVGLAAGIYGMLLMIRRFQ; the protein is encoded by the coding sequence ATGCACTCACCGAAACAACCTGACAAGAAAGAGAGTCCTTTCCGGGCAATCGGGTTGGTGTCTGCGATCGGGACTGATCTGGCCCTGTCCGTGCTTGGCGGCGTCTATCTGGGAAAATGGGCCGACAACCATTTCGGCACGTCGCCCGCATTTTTGATCACCGGTTTGTTCGTCGGGCTGGCCGCCGGAATTTACGGAATGCTGCTGATGATCAGACGATTTCAATAG
- a CDS encoding SCO family protein, translating into MHPFRISRYTRQRILLALAALVLGTGLAACGESASGDHHHAGTASGTPAGQATGELPAQGQIANFTLENSADKRPVSLDSDLKAKAKLVYFFYTNCPDVCPITTKRMADILGKLKQQGLDAEVKLISITVDPKRDTPEAIQQFAKKFDADPKTWVFLRGTKEQTDAVMQQFHVSAEETMSHEIMHNDRLFLLDEKNQMRASYVMSTGVKDEEVIRDIKQLLGK; encoded by the coding sequence ATGCACCCGTTTCGTATCAGTCGATATACCAGGCAAAGGATTCTGTTGGCACTGGCTGCGTTGGTGCTCGGAACCGGGCTTGCCGCTTGCGGAGAAAGCGCTTCCGGCGACCATCACCATGCGGGAACTGCTTCCGGAACGCCTGCTGGACAAGCGACCGGCGAGCTGCCGGCACAGGGGCAAATCGCCAATTTTACACTGGAGAACTCGGCCGACAAACGACCGGTGTCACTTGATTCCGACCTGAAAGCCAAGGCGAAGCTGGTGTACTTTTTCTATACGAACTGCCCGGATGTGTGCCCGATCACAACCAAGCGGATGGCGGACATTCTCGGCAAACTGAAACAGCAGGGACTCGACGCTGAAGTGAAACTGATCTCGATCACGGTCGATCCGAAGCGCGATACGCCGGAAGCCATCCAACAATTTGCGAAAAAATTCGATGCGGACCCGAAAACCTGGGTGTTCCTGCGCGGCACGAAAGAACAAACGGACGCGGTCATGCAGCAGTTCCACGTATCGGCGGAAGAAACGATGAGCCACGAGATCATGCACAACGACCGCCTGTTTTTGCTCGATGAGAAAAATCAAATGCGCGCTTCATATGTGATGAGCACAGGTGTGAAGGACGAGGAAGTCATCCGCGACATCAAACAGCTGCTTGGAAAATAA
- a CDS encoding transposase, which yields MPGRKWTVDEKMNIVLEGMVPGANISEVCRRHGVAQSLYYRWREAFLAGGRAGLQSGPSTREQELEKELQEARAKIGELTIQVDVLRKKSNWGRK from the coding sequence ATGCCGGGACGTAAGTGGACTGTGGACGAAAAGATGAACATCGTACTCGAGGGAATGGTGCCGGGCGCTAACATCAGCGAAGTATGTCGGCGGCATGGCGTGGCCCAGAGTCTGTATTACAGGTGGCGTGAAGCGTTTCTGGCCGGTGGACGAGCCGGACTGCAGTCCGGACCCTCCACGAGGGAGCAGGAGTTGGAGAAGGAACTGCAGGAGGCACGGGCCAAGATCGGGGAACTTACCATTCAGGTGGACGTGTTGCGAAAAAAATCGAATTGGGGCCGGAAGTAA
- the sda gene encoding sporulation histidine kinase inhibitor Sda, which yields MWMLTDDELLHAYQQAVELQLDHHFIQLLQEEINRRQLEMHNLVWVSGAARA from the coding sequence ATGTGGATGTTAACTGACGATGAATTGTTGCACGCTTATCAACAAGCGGTTGAATTACAGTTGGACCACCATTTCATACAGTTGCTGCAGGAAGAGATCAACCGCCGCCAATTGGAAATGCACAACTTGGTTTGGGTGTCAGGTGCTGCCCGCGCTTGA
- the cobT gene encoding nicotinate-nucleotide--dimethylbenzimidazole phosphoribosyltransferase: MWKLLATIRELDREAMRLASERHNRLTKPPGSLGRLEEIAIRLAGIQGQPIPAAAPAAVVVMAGDHGVTEEGVSAYPAEVTVQMVLNFLAGGAAINALARNANADVHVVDVGVKADIPAGQVTEAATTGVQEKEADSAGRSASRLWVEKVRYGTANLAKEPAMTREEAERALSVGWEMGRRLHEQGYKIVALGEMGIGNTTASAAVASVLTGRPVQEVAGAGTGLGAEGVNRKIEVIRQAIVLHSPDPSDPVDVLAKIGGLEIAGLAGLTLACAAHRMAVVVDGFITSAAALVAAKIEPDVRPYLFASHRSVEPGHRVVLEALDLEPLFDFSMRLGEGSGAALALPMLQAAARVLAEMATFDEAGVSDATA, from the coding sequence ATGTGGAAATTATTGGCGACGATCAGGGAACTGGACCGGGAGGCGATGCGCCTTGCAAGCGAACGGCACAACCGGTTGACCAAACCGCCGGGCAGTCTCGGACGGTTGGAGGAGATCGCCATTCGCTTGGCGGGAATTCAAGGGCAGCCGATTCCGGCGGCGGCACCGGCGGCAGTCGTCGTGATGGCGGGCGATCACGGTGTGACGGAAGAGGGGGTTTCGGCGTACCCTGCCGAAGTCACCGTGCAGATGGTGCTTAATTTTCTGGCGGGCGGGGCTGCCATCAACGCCCTGGCGCGAAATGCCAACGCGGATGTGCATGTGGTGGATGTCGGTGTGAAGGCGGATATTCCCGCAGGTCAGGTGACGGAAGCAGCGACCACGGGTGTGCAAGAAAAAGAAGCCGATTCAGCCGGACGCTCCGCCAGCCGTCTATGGGTCGAAAAAGTGCGGTATGGTACCGCAAATCTGGCGAAAGAGCCGGCGATGACGCGGGAAGAAGCGGAGCGGGCGCTGTCGGTCGGCTGGGAGATGGGCCGCAGGCTGCATGAACAAGGGTATAAAATCGTAGCGCTTGGCGAAATGGGAATCGGCAATACGACGGCGAGCGCTGCGGTGGCGTCCGTTCTGACAGGCAGACCGGTGCAGGAAGTGGCAGGGGCCGGAACCGGCCTTGGTGCGGAAGGAGTCAACCGCAAAATCGAGGTGATCCGGCAAGCGATCGTGCTGCATTCCCCCGATCCGTCCGATCCGGTCGATGTGTTGGCCAAAATCGGCGGCCTGGAAATCGCGGGACTGGCCGGACTGACCTTGGCCTGCGCCGCCCACCGGATGGCTGTTGTGGTGGACGGGTTTATCACCAGCGCCGCGGCGCTGGTCGCAGCCAAGATCGAACCGGACGTGCGGCCCTACCTGTTTGCTTCCCACCGCTCGGTGGAGCCGGGTCACCGCGTTGTTTTGGAGGCGTTGGATCTGGAGCCGCTGTTCGATTTTTCAATGCGGTTGGGGGAAGGATCGGGCGCCGCGCTGGCGCTGCCCATGCTGCAGGCGGCAGCACGGGTTCTCGCCGAAATGGCCACGTTTGACGAAGCGGGCGTCTCCGATGCAACCGCTTAA
- a CDS encoding adenosylcobinamide amidohydrolase, translating to MQPLKRQVLVPDVTLEHYDKRLLVKSGIPLSAVSSAIYNGGRQEGIRCIFNFTVNKGYCSSDPIEDLRREASRLGLPERTIGLMTAVDVKNAAVAIEPHDDADDAPFSLVGLSSAGPVASREQADGTTAPAETRHPLRVAAVVTAGISNAWRAGVWPSYLQETAPAVADAHRTGKITRTPAPYRPGTINIIVLVEGQLSDAALVNAVMTVTEAKTAIFYERDIRCPASGRMATGTTTDAVVVAMTGRGEELPYAGPGTVVGALMARAVSRALNVALDSREQNR from the coding sequence ATGCAACCGCTTAAACGACAAGTGCTGGTACCGGATGTAACCCTGGAACACTATGACAAACGGCTGCTGGTAAAAAGCGGGATTCCGCTCTCCGCCGTCAGTTCGGCGATTTATAACGGCGGGCGGCAGGAGGGCATACGTTGCATCTTCAATTTCACCGTGAATAAAGGCTACTGTTCCAGTGATCCGATCGAGGATTTGCGCCGCGAGGCAAGCCGTCTGGGACTGCCGGAGCGGACGATCGGCCTCATGACGGCGGTGGATGTGAAAAACGCGGCGGTGGCGATCGAGCCGCACGACGATGCGGACGATGCGCCGTTCAGTCTGGTCGGCTTATCCAGCGCAGGGCCTGTTGCCAGTCGGGAACAGGCGGATGGCACCACCGCTCCGGCCGAGACTCGCCACCCGCTGCGCGTCGCAGCCGTTGTCACCGCCGGTATCAGCAACGCATGGCGGGCGGGCGTTTGGCCTTCTTATTTGCAGGAAACGGCTCCTGCGGTGGCTGATGCGCACCGAACGGGGAAGATCACCCGGACACCGGCCCCCTACCGGCCGGGCACGATCAACATAATCGTGCTGGTCGAGGGACAACTGTCCGATGCCGCGTTGGTGAATGCGGTGATGACAGTAACAGAGGCGAAAACGGCGATTTTTTATGAACGGGACATTCGCTGTCCGGCGAGCGGGCGGATGGCGACCGGCACCACGACGGATGCGGTCGTGGTTGCAATGACAGGCCGCGGCGAAGAACTGCCATACGCGGGGCCGGGGACTGTCGTCGGAGCGTTGATGGCGCGGGCCGTCAGCCGGGCGTTGAACGTGGCGCTCGACAGCAGGGAGCAGAACAGGTGA
- a CDS encoding IS3 family transposase: protein MGPEVNSRSLVRQLAKEGFPAPVIAKALGLNRTYCYSLLKPPVSKPKRPSVDKDALVKQRIRNLCEEFPTYGYRRIQVMLRRRYNLLVNHKRVYRLMKEMELLVKSPRRGASRTKRRGKIPVARSNEHFQCDMTKVWCGKDGWGYLFAVIDAYDREIVGYSFSRFCRTEELLKAVDMALNYRFPNGVQGAGLTLRTDNGCQMTSRRFVQAMKACQINHERTGYNNPDADGYIERFFRSLKEEEVWLQEYSSFAEAKAAIESYIHFYNTERPHSALGYRSPLEFREWKMQKNTA from the coding sequence TTGGGGCCGGAAGTAAACAGCCGTTCCTTGGTCCGTCAGCTCGCCAAAGAAGGGTTTCCGGCCCCAGTGATTGCAAAAGCGTTAGGGCTGAATCGGACGTACTGTTACAGCTTGCTGAAGCCGCCTGTGTCAAAACCCAAGCGGCCTTCTGTAGACAAGGACGCCTTGGTCAAGCAGCGGATCCGGAACCTGTGCGAAGAGTTCCCCACGTACGGATACCGGCGAATTCAGGTCATGCTGCGTCGCCGATACAACCTGCTGGTGAACCATAAACGGGTGTACCGGCTGATGAAGGAAATGGAGCTGCTGGTGAAATCGCCGAGGCGGGGCGCTTCTCGAACGAAACGGCGGGGGAAGATACCGGTCGCCAGGTCCAATGAGCATTTCCAGTGCGACATGACGAAGGTGTGGTGCGGGAAAGACGGCTGGGGATATCTGTTTGCCGTGATTGACGCCTATGACCGGGAGATTGTGGGGTACTCGTTTTCCCGGTTCTGCCGTACGGAGGAACTGTTGAAGGCTGTGGATATGGCGTTGAATTACCGCTTCCCGAACGGCGTTCAAGGTGCCGGTTTGACGTTGCGAACGGACAATGGCTGCCAGATGACAAGTCGGCGGTTCGTCCAAGCAATGAAGGCCTGCCAAATCAACCACGAGCGGACGGGGTACAACAACCCCGATGCGGACGGATACATCGAGCGATTCTTCCGGTCATTGAAGGAAGAGGAGGTCTGGCTGCAGGAGTATAGCAGCTTTGCCGAGGCGAAGGCAGCGATTGAGTCTTACATTCACTTTTACAACACGGAGCGGCCACATTCCGCTCTGGGCTATCGCTCGCCGTTGGAATTCAGGGAATGGAAAATGCAAAAGAACACAGCGTAA
- the cobS gene encoding adenosylcobinamide-GDP ribazoletransferase yields MRIVQEWKMAVQFLTRLPWPEKPAAEPAPFDETAFVRSVRWYPYVGLLIGGILVGLSHLFFAFLPAVVAGVLLVIAEIAVTGGLHLDGLMDTADGLLSGRDRERKLAIMKDSRVGAMGVISFVCLFALKWALFTTAGPHFPGVLLLMPAVGRFAMVWAIAHYPPARQEGMGVALAGRVPVAQLLGTGMVLSLPLILWQVKGFVVLCVCWLVFWWFTRSMVRSLGGLTGDTYGALCELTEAVFLLAATAILAR; encoded by the coding sequence TTGCGTATCGTACAGGAATGGAAAATGGCCGTTCAGTTTCTGACACGCCTTCCGTGGCCGGAGAAGCCGGCGGCCGAACCGGCCCCATTCGATGAAACGGCGTTTGTTCGGAGCGTCCGCTGGTACCCGTATGTAGGGCTGCTGATCGGCGGCATTCTGGTTGGATTGTCTCATTTGTTTTTCGCCTTCCTGCCTGCCGTGGTTGCCGGTGTCCTGCTGGTGATCGCGGAGATTGCAGTGACCGGCGGCCTGCATCTCGACGGCCTGATGGACACGGCGGACGGGCTGTTGAGCGGCCGCGACCGCGAACGGAAGCTGGCGATCATGAAAGACAGCCGGGTCGGCGCGATGGGCGTCATCTCGTTTGTCTGCCTGTTTGCGTTAAAATGGGCGTTGTTCACAACTGCCGGCCCCCATTTTCCAGGAGTTCTTCTCCTGATGCCGGCGGTCGGCCGGTTTGCGATGGTGTGGGCGATCGCTCATTACCCGCCCGCCCGGCAAGAGGGAATGGGGGTTGCGCTGGCCGGCCGGGTGCCGGTTGCCCAGCTACTGGGGACGGGGATGGTGTTGAGTTTGCCGCTGATTTTGTGGCAAGTGAAAGGATTTGTCGTGCTCTGCGTCTGCTGGCTGGTGTTCTGGTGGTTCACCCGGAGCATGGTTCGCTCGCTGGGCGGTCTGACGGGCGATACATACGGGGCGCTCTGCGAACTGACGGAGGCGGTTTTTTTATTGGCAGCGACCGCGATTCTGGCACGATGA
- the cobD gene encoding threonine-phosphate decarboxylase CobD produces the protein MQHGGNITRYQREWGWSREEMVDFSANLNPLGPPVSVMQAIQQALPRIVDYPDPLGQDVLSALAKKWALPESHFLLGNGAAELIFLAMRLIRPRRVATVAPAFREYEQAARVEGAEIVRVPLTAETGFAVEPEPLMRVLHEVDMLVLANPNNPTGRCVEPAILDRLLAAAKEMDKWLLVDEAFLDFLPDDETRSLISQVPVADKLVVIRSLTKFFAIPGIRIGYVAAAEQAIPKMRELQIPWSVNTLAQAAAAAGLADADFQRSTIEWLQIEREYLAQRLRDKGYRVVPSDANFLLVQRDDVEIGKWWPKLAAKGLFVRDCRSFAGLDGTYFRIAVRTRAENQRLLDALE, from the coding sequence GTGCAGCATGGAGGCAATATCACCCGCTACCAGCGGGAATGGGGATGGAGCCGCGAGGAAATGGTCGACTTCAGTGCGAATCTGAATCCGCTTGGGCCGCCCGTATCGGTTATGCAGGCGATTCAGCAGGCGCTCCCTCGCATCGTCGACTATCCTGATCCGCTTGGGCAGGATGTGCTGTCCGCATTGGCAAAAAAATGGGCGCTGCCGGAAAGCCACTTTTTGCTCGGGAATGGGGCCGCGGAGCTTATTTTTCTGGCGATGCGGCTGATTCGCCCGCGGCGCGTTGCGACTGTCGCGCCCGCATTCCGCGAATACGAACAGGCCGCCCGGGTGGAGGGGGCGGAGATTGTGCGGGTTCCGCTAACGGCTGAAACCGGTTTTGCAGTCGAGCCGGAACCACTGATGCGGGTGCTGCACGAGGTCGATATGCTGGTTCTCGCCAATCCGAACAATCCCACGGGACGGTGCGTCGAGCCGGCCATTTTGGACAGATTGCTGGCGGCAGCCAAAGAGATGGACAAGTGGTTGCTGGTCGACGAGGCGTTTCTCGATTTTCTGCCGGATGACGAGACACGCAGTTTGATCAGCCAGGTGCCCGTCGCGGACAAGCTGGTGGTCATTCGCTCTCTGACCAAGTTCTTTGCGATTCCCGGCATTCGCATCGGGTATGTGGCTGCGGCTGAACAAGCCATTCCAAAAATGCGCGAGTTGCAAATCCCGTGGTCGGTCAATACACTGGCGCAGGCGGCTGCCGCCGCGGGGCTGGCGGATGCGGATTTTCAGCGGTCCACGATCGAGTGGCTGCAGATCGAGAGGGAGTATCTGGCACAACGGCTGCGGGACAAGGGCTATCGGGTGGTGCCCTCCGATGCGAATTTTCTGCTCGTGCAACGGGACGACGTGGAAATCGGCAAGTGGTGGCCGAAACTGGCCGCGAAGGGGTTGTTTGTACGCGATTGCAGGTCGTTTGCGGGGCTGGATGGGACCTATTTTCGCATCGCGGTCCGTACGCGGGCAGAGAATCAACGGTTGCTGGATGCGCTGGAGTGA